Proteins found in one Deltaproteobacteria bacterium genomic segment:
- a CDS encoding aminopeptidase: MNKASIKRLEKELKFKSTLVWDRLKPVERKAALKLAEDYKTFLDAGKTEREAVREIEIRAKAGGFRAISARKKPGRVYVAFMDKTMALAVPGQRPLTEGLRLIVSHIDAPRLDLKQHPLYEEVDLVLLKTHYYGGIKKHQWLSRPLALHGRVIKADGSALDLVLGEDDADPVFTIADLLPHLARKVQAEKKVSDAFPGEKLNLLVGSLPLGDDEVKERFKLAVLEILRQRWGLIEEDFLSAEFEAVPAGRARDVGLDSSLIGSYGQDDRVCAFTSLAALLDVKQPAYTCLALFMDKEEIGSDGATGAKSRFFEDFLADLFVISGLTPTSAVLRKALMNTRAISADVTGALDPDFQEVHEKMNAARIGYGPCVTKYTGSRGKYGASDASAEYLGWLRQVFNRNRIIWQAGELGKVDEGGGGTVARFLAEHGMEIVDCGPPLLDMHSPFEIASKADVYMTRQAYQAFYEAK, encoded by the coding sequence ATGAACAAGGCAAGTATCAAGAGACTGGAAAAGGAATTAAAATTCAAGTCCACCCTGGTGTGGGACAGGCTCAAACCTGTGGAACGCAAAGCCGCCTTGAAGCTGGCCGAGGATTACAAGACCTTCCTCGATGCAGGTAAAACTGAGCGTGAAGCCGTGAGAGAGATAGAAATCCGGGCCAAAGCAGGCGGCTTTCGAGCCATATCGGCTCGAAAAAAACCGGGCCGAGTCTACGTCGCTTTCATGGATAAGACCATGGCCCTGGCCGTGCCGGGGCAGAGGCCCCTGACCGAAGGGCTGCGCCTGATCGTGTCACACATAGACGCCCCCCGTCTGGACCTCAAACAGCACCCCCTCTATGAAGAGGTGGACCTGGTCCTTTTGAAGACCCATTACTACGGCGGGATAAAAAAGCATCAATGGCTCTCTCGGCCTCTGGCCTTGCACGGGCGGGTCATCAAGGCCGACGGGAGCGCGCTGGATCTGGTTCTGGGCGAGGATGACGCCGACCCGGTCTTCACCATCGCCGATCTTCTGCCTCACCTGGCCAGGAAGGTTCAGGCCGAAAAAAAGGTCTCGGACGCCTTCCCCGGGGAAAAGCTCAATCTCTTGGTCGGCTCTCTGCCGCTGGGGGATGACGAGGTCAAGGAGCGGTTCAAGCTGGCCGTGCTGGAGATTCTGCGCCAGCGCTGGGGTCTGATTGAGGAGGATTTCTTGAGTGCTGAGTTTGAAGCGGTGCCTGCGGGCCGGGCCAGGGACGTAGGTCTGGATTCGAGCCTCATTGGGTCTTATGGCCAGGATGATCGCGTCTGCGCTTTTACCAGCCTGGCGGCCTTACTTGACGTGAAACAGCCGGCTTACACCTGCCTGGCCCTGTTCATGGACAAGGAAGAAATCGGGAGCGACGGCGCCACCGGGGCCAAGTCCAGGTTCTTTGAGGACTTTTTGGCTGATCTTTTCGTTATATCCGGCTTAACGCCCACCTCGGCTGTGCTCCGGAAAGCCTTGATGAACACCCGGGCCATATCCGCCGATGTGACCGGCGCCCTTGATCCGGATTTCCAGGAGGTTCATGAAAAGATGAATGCGGCCCGCATAGGGTACGGTCCCTGTGTCACCAAGTACACCGGATCGCGAGGAAAGTACGGCGCCTCGGACGCTTCGGCTGAATATTTGGGCTGGCTGCGGCAGGTCTTCAACCGGAACAGGATAATCTGGCAGGCTGGAGAACTGGGCAAGGTTGATGAAGGCGGAGGAGGAACCGTGGCCAGGTTCCTGGCTGAACACGGGATGGAGATTGTAGATTGCGGCCCGCCCCTACTGGACATGCACTCACCTTTTGAAATCGCCTCCAAGGCGGACGTCTATATGACCCGCCAGGCATACCAGGCTTTTTATGAGGCGAAATGA
- the radA gene encoding DNA repair protein RadA, with protein MSKMKIYFVCSNCGHRSPKWLGRCPDCQAWDSMEEEIQPLTRKSSAAVRPGQGPLTLDKLPLKEEGRLITGWSELDRVLGGGLVPGSVVLLAGDPGIGKSTLLLQAAAELGLQGRCLLYISGEESLAQIKLRAERLGLDLSLLHVAAETSLEAIQSLAADYAWDMLAIDSIQAVSSADVASAPGSLVQIREAAARLINLAKSENRPIFLVGHVTKEGGIAGPKVLEHQVDTVLYFEGERTHNLRILRAFKNRFGSINEIGVFEMKDRGLVEVTNPSALFLAERSPSAPGSVVVPTIEGTRPILIELQALVSTSGLAIPRRQALGIDQARLSLLAAVLEKKVGLKLFDRDIFVNVAGGVKVIEPATDLGLVAAVFSSYFEKPVDYDAVFLGEVGLAGEVRGVSRLDIRLVEAAKLGFKRAVLSGNDLKRLGSGTDLELVGINSAADLLEWLS; from the coding sequence ATGTCTAAAATGAAAATCTACTTTGTCTGCAGCAACTGCGGCCACCGTTCGCCCAAGTGGCTGGGGCGCTGCCCGGACTGTCAGGCCTGGGACTCGATGGAAGAAGAAATCCAGCCGCTGACACGAAAATCGTCGGCTGCAGTCAGGCCAGGGCAAGGACCGCTGACCCTGGACAAACTCCCCTTAAAAGAGGAAGGCCGGCTCATCACCGGCTGGAGCGAGTTGGATCGAGTCCTGGGCGGGGGTTTGGTTCCCGGTTCGGTGGTGCTCCTGGCCGGAGACCCGGGCATCGGGAAGTCAACCCTGCTCCTGCAGGCCGCGGCCGAACTGGGGCTTCAGGGCCGTTGTTTACTCTATATCTCCGGCGAAGAGTCCTTGGCTCAGATCAAGCTTCGGGCCGAGCGGCTGGGACTGGACCTGTCCCTGCTGCACGTGGCCGCCGAGACTTCCCTTGAGGCTATTCAGAGCCTGGCAGCGGATTATGCCTGGGATATGCTGGCTATTGATTCCATCCAGGCCGTTTCAAGCGCTGACGTGGCTTCGGCGCCGGGAAGCCTGGTTCAAATCAGAGAGGCGGCCGCGCGGCTGATCAACCTGGCCAAGAGTGAAAACCGGCCGATCTTTCTGGTGGGTCACGTAACCAAGGAGGGAGGTATTGCCGGTCCCAAGGTCCTGGAGCACCAGGTTGATACAGTCCTTTATTTTGAAGGGGAACGCACACACAACCTGCGTATTTTGCGCGCCTTTAAGAACCGGTTCGGTTCGATCAACGAGATCGGGGTCTTTGAGATGAAGGACAGGGGCCTGGTCGAGGTCACCAATCCATCGGCCTTGTTCCTGGCTGAACGCTCCCCCTCGGCGCCTGGATCGGTCGTGGTGCCCACTATTGAAGGAACACGGCCCATCCTGATTGAGCTGCAAGCCCTGGTCTCGACCAGCGGTCTGGCCATACCGCGGCGGCAGGCCCTGGGCATTGACCAGGCGCGGCTTTCACTTCTGGCGGCTGTCCTGGAAAAGAAGGTTGGATTGAAGCTGTTTGATCGGGACATCTTTGTCAATGTGGCCGGTGGTGTCAAGGTCATTGAACCGGCAACCGATCTTGGCCTGGTGGCGGCGGTGTTTTCCAGTTATTTCGAAAAGCCGGTGGACTACGATGCGGTCTTCCTGGGCGAAGTTGGACTGGCCGGTGAGGTCAGGGGGGTGAGTCGGCTCGACATTCGGCTGGTAGAAGCGGCCAAGCTCGGATTCAAACGGGCCGTCCTGTCTGGAAATGACCTCAAGCGCCTGGGTTCGGGGACAGACCTGGAACTTGTCGGAATAAACTCAGCGGCCGATCTCCTTGAGTGGCTATCTTGA
- the trxA gene encoding thioredoxin — translation MNQENLFHVSDDVFEEEVLKYNQPVLVDFWAAWCGPCIAIAPTIEALADEYAGRMRVAKLDVDSNPKTASKYAIRAIPTMLLFKDGEVADQITGAVGKARLEEAVKKVLS, via the coding sequence ATGAACCAAGAAAACCTATTCCATGTAAGCGATGATGTCTTTGAAGAAGAGGTTCTTAAATATAACCAACCGGTGCTGGTTGACTTCTGGGCGGCCTGGTGCGGTCCGTGTATAGCCATCGCCCCAACCATAGAGGCTCTGGCTGACGAGTATGCCGGACGCATGCGCGTCGCCAAGCTGGATGTGGACAGCAACCCCAAAACAGCCAGTAAGTATGCCATCAGAGCCATCCCGACCATGCTCCTTTTCAAGGATGGTGAAGTGGCAGACCAGATAACCGGGGCCGTGGGTAAGGCCCGGCTGGAAGAGGCCGTTAAGAAAGTACTCTCTTAA
- the trxB gene encoding thioredoxin-disulfide reductase encodes MSQPEYDLIIIGGGPAGLTAGIYASRARLKTRLIEKLSPGGQVLTTDWVENYPGFPEGVSGFDLMDKMRQQAERFGLEIASGEAASLKKNGELIQANLAEGEILSKTIIIATGVQPNKLGVPGEEELTGKGVSYCATCDGPFFKDVEVLVVGGGDTAVQEALFLTRFASRVHLCHRRDELRATGILRERVLAEPKIELHWSTVVTAIEADSQNQVEAAEIKDLKTGKTSRQPVQGVFMFVGIQPTTEFLKGFIELDERGFVKTDLEMAASQPGVWAVGDVRVKYLRQIATAIGDGATAAFNVEKYIEERFNTP; translated from the coding sequence ATGAGCCAGCCTGAATACGATCTAATTATCATTGGAGGCGGGCCGGCGGGCCTGACCGCGGGTATCTATGCGTCCCGGGCGCGTTTAAAGACCAGGCTCATCGAGAAACTCTCCCCTGGAGGCCAGGTTCTGACCACAGACTGGGTGGAGAACTACCCCGGCTTTCCGGAAGGCGTTTCCGGCTTCGATTTAATGGACAAAATGCGGCAGCAGGCCGAACGCTTCGGCCTGGAGATCGCCTCTGGCGAAGCGGCCTCCCTGAAAAAAAACGGGGAACTCATCCAGGCGAATCTGGCCGAAGGTGAAATTTTATCCAAGACGATCATCATCGCCACCGGGGTGCAGCCCAACAAGCTCGGGGTGCCCGGTGAGGAGGAACTGACTGGTAAAGGGGTCTCCTACTGCGCAACCTGTGACGGGCCCTTTTTTAAGGACGTAGAGGTGCTCGTGGTCGGCGGAGGAGATACGGCCGTGCAAGAGGCCCTTTTCCTGACGCGGTTCGCGTCCAGGGTCCACCTCTGCCACCGGCGGGATGAGCTTCGGGCTACGGGCATACTTCGCGAAAGAGTTCTGGCCGAACCCAAGATCGAGCTCCACTGGTCTACGGTCGTGACCGCTATTGAGGCCGACTCCCAGAACCAGGTGGAGGCCGCGGAAATCAAAGACCTCAAGACCGGAAAGACGTCCCGGCAGCCGGTGCAAGGGGTTTTCATGTTTGTCGGTATCCAGCCAACGACTGAATTTCTTAAAGGGTTCATTGAACTGGATGAGAGAGGGTTCGTCAAAACCGATCTGGAAATGGCCGCTTCCCAGCCGGGTGTCTGGGCTGTCGGGGACGTGCGGGTGAAGTATTTAAGACAGATTGCCACTGCCATTGGCGACGGCGCCACAGCCGCCTTTAATGTCGAGAAATATATTGAGGAAAGATTCAATACGCCGTGA
- a CDS encoding outer membrane protein assembly factor BamD has protein sequence MKIHKLIRYLTLLILLPLLLPGCGFFKGLTGEIEEPPQVLIEEGMRDLKAERYEAAAETFQELIDRHPYSRYAVLAELKMADALYLRQDYIEAVEAYKNFETLHPKNEAIPYIIFQQGMCYHRRMRSLDRDQTPALKAIQTFNRLRQAYPENKYAALAEARLVEAQNLLAGHEFYVGEYYFKKKKYRAALGRFVNLIKSFPDTGYHGPAMAYIKVCREKIAAEEEATLKKK, from the coding sequence ATGAAGATCCATAAGCTGATTAGATATCTAACTCTTTTAATACTGCTTCCGCTGCTGCTTCCAGGCTGCGGCTTTTTTAAAGGTCTCACCGGAGAGATCGAAGAGCCTCCTCAGGTCTTGATCGAAGAAGGCATGAGGGACTTGAAGGCAGAACGTTATGAGGCTGCAGCCGAAACGTTCCAGGAACTCATAGATCGTCACCCATACAGCCGCTATGCCGTGCTGGCCGAACTGAAGATGGCCGACGCTCTCTACCTGCGGCAGGATTATATCGAGGCGGTCGAAGCCTACAAGAATTTTGAAACACTTCATCCCAAGAATGAGGCTATCCCCTATATAATATTTCAGCAGGGCATGTGCTATCACCGCCGGATGAGAAGCCTGGACCGGGATCAGACCCCGGCCCTTAAAGCCATCCAAACCTTTAATCGTTTGCGACAGGCCTATCCTGAAAATAAATATGCGGCCCTGGCCGAAGCCCGCCTGGTTGAGGCTCAGAATCTGCTGGCCGGACATGAATTTTATGTCGGGGAGTACTATTTTAAGAAGAAGAAGTATCGCGCCGCCCTGGGACGCTTTGTAAACCTGATCAAGAGCTTTCCTGATACTGGTTACCACGGGCCGGCCATGGCCTATATCAAGGTCTGCCGAGAGAAGATCGCGGCAGAGGAAGAGGCCACCCTGAAAAAAAAATAG
- a CDS encoding IMP cyclohydrolase: protein MSRIQRALISVTDKTGVVDFARQLAQMGIEILSTGGTARALGKGGINVVEVADYTGFPEMLDGRVKTLHPKVHAGVLFRRDNKDHVSQMATHHLPPIDLVCVNLYAFEATVAKPDVTLEEAIENIDIGGPTLLRAAAKNYASVTVIIDPSDYPKIIEELETHDQGTTLATRFALAKKVFALTHSYDAVISRYLEGVKGPE from the coding sequence ATGAGCAGGATCCAACGAGCCTTGATCAGCGTGACTGACAAGACGGGCGTGGTTGATTTTGCCCGGCAGCTTGCTCAGATGGGGATCGAAATCTTATCCACGGGCGGCACGGCCAGGGCGCTTGGCAAGGGCGGGATCAACGTGGTTGAAGTGGCCGACTACACCGGCTTCCCGGAAATGCTTGACGGCCGCGTCAAGACGCTCCATCCCAAAGTCCATGCCGGTGTCCTTTTCCGCCGCGACAACAAGGATCACGTTTCCCAGATGGCGACGCATCATCTTCCCCCGATTGATCTTGTTTGCGTTAATCTCTATGCCTTTGAAGCAACGGTAGCTAAACCCGACGTAACCCTTGAGGAGGCCATTGAGAACATAGATATCGGGGGACCGACCCTGCTCAGGGCGGCGGCCAAGAACTATGCCAGTGTGACGGTTATCATTGATCCAAGCGACTATCCCAAGATCATCGAAGAGCTAGAGACTCATGACCAAGGCACAACCCTTGCCACCAGATTTGCCTTGGCCAAAAAAGTCTTCGCCTTGACTCACAGCTACGACGCCGTTATCAGCCGTTACCTTGAAGGGGTGAAGGGGCCGGAATAA
- a CDS encoding AtpZ/AtpI family protein: protein MANGNYKDLFKELTLVTQLGLTMVGSILLCFAIGYFLDKWLGTRGIFLIIFIILGVIGGGFTVYRQILQLYEKRDNNDSS from the coding sequence ATGGCTAACGGTAATTATAAGGATTTATTCAAAGAATTAACCCTGGTGACCCAGCTCGGGTTGACCATGGTCGGTTCCATCCTGCTTTGCTTTGCTATCGGCTATTTTTTGGATAAATGGTTAGGCACCCGAGGCATATTTCTAATTATTTTTATTATCCTCGGGGTGATTGGAGGAGGCTTTACCGTCTATCGTCAAATCTTACAGTTGTATGAAAAGCGGGATAACAATGATTCTTCCTGA
- a CDS encoding ATP synthase subunit I, translating into MESLIQFKKTISVQIVVIAAVVAVIALGLGYVNVARGFVLGSIFSWGNFFVMNFFLASRLGKRPRRAGVESTLSLLVRLSLLGLPIFLAVRYSTRFNLVWTIIGILNLQISVLFYQLVVERYGLVRSTDLKRR; encoded by the coding sequence ATGGAATCTCTCATCCAGTTCAAGAAGACGATTTCGGTTCAGATAGTGGTCATCGCGGCCGTTGTCGCTGTTATCGCCCTGGGTCTTGGTTATGTGAATGTGGCTAGAGGATTCGTGCTGGGCAGTATCTTTTCCTGGGGCAACTTTTTTGTGATGAACTTTTTCCTTGCCTCTCGGCTAGGCAAACGTCCCAGACGAGCCGGGGTTGAGAGCACCTTGAGCTTGCTGGTCCGGTTGAGCCTCCTGGGGTTACCCATCTTTCTGGCAGTCCGATACTCCACCAGGTTTAACCTTGTCTGGACTATTATCGGTATTTTAAACCTTCAAATCTCCGTCTTGTTCTACCAGCTAGTCGTCGAACGCTACGGTCTAGTTCGCTCGACCGATCTCAAGAGGCGCTGA
- the atpB gene encoding F0F1 ATP synthase subunit A, with amino-acid sequence MEELTTISQWTFMFGGYQVVFNSATLINTWMIMAVLIIFGLLATRQTKLVPNPLQSMAEIIITVFDDLVRDALELDDRRYFPLICGLFMFLLLSNIWGIIPTFQEPTRDLNTPLGLGILGFVIAHYSGIKFKGFKGYLNEYFQPIFFMLPLNIISELAKVVSISFRLFGNIMGGSIIIIVVSHLVYSLVLPPFLSVFFGLFVGTIQAFVFTMLTLVYISVQIR; translated from the coding sequence ATGGAAGAATTAACCACCATTTCACAATGGACCTTTATGTTCGGCGGCTACCAGGTAGTCTTCAACTCCGCGACCCTGATTAACACCTGGATGATCATGGCCGTGCTCATTATTTTCGGTCTTCTGGCCACCCGTCAAACCAAACTGGTGCCAAACCCGCTGCAAAGCATGGCCGAAATCATTATCACCGTTTTTGACGACCTGGTGCGGGACGCGCTGGAACTGGACGACCGCCGCTACTTTCCCTTGATCTGCGGCCTGTTCATGTTCCTGCTGCTCAGCAATATCTGGGGCATCATCCCGACTTTCCAGGAGCCGACCCGGGATCTGAACACGCCTTTGGGCCTGGGTATTCTGGGTTTCGTTATTGCTCACTATTCAGGCATCAAGTTCAAGGGATTCAAGGGTTACCTCAATGAATACTTTCAGCCCATTTTTTTCATGCTGCCTTTAAACATCATCAGCGAGCTGGCCAAGGTCGTTTCCATCTCCTTCCGGCTCTTTGGCAACATCATGGGCGGTTCGATCATCATCATCGTCGTCAGCCACCTTGTTTACAGTCTGGTCCTGCCGCCATTCCTGAGCGTCTTCTTCGGGCTTTTTGTCGGGACCATTCAGGCCTTTGTTTTCACCATGCTCACCCTGGTCTATATTTCGGTCCAAATAAGATAG
- the atpE gene encoding ATP synthase F0 subunit C, producing the protein MAFDVEILVKGAAFLGAGMAIGLGAIGAGIGEGYTAGLANRAISRQPDKAGDVLKSMLIGQALAESAAIFALVIAMLLVLMDFGTNIITAVALAGAGICMGFGALGPGIGAGFPAGRACEGISRQPAASSSLSNTMLIGSAICQTSAIYSMVVALMLMFFDYSSRALNPNAAALFAAGLSTGLAAIGSGIGEGLTAGGAMQTIARQPTSAGPATAGMLVGQAVAETPAIFGLLISLILLFRVYPPADTIITAAALVGAGLCMGLGGIGPGIGSGAAGEYAINWLGRNEEISGLLTRTMLVGQAVSQSTSIYAMVISLVLIFVI; encoded by the coding sequence ATGGCCTTTGATGTCGAAATACTGGTAAAAGGGGCGGCCTTCCTCGGGGCTGGCATGGCTATAGGTCTGGGTGCCATCGGAGCCGGTATCGGCGAAGGATATACCGCCGGTCTTGCCAACCGGGCTATTTCCAGGCAGCCCGACAAGGCCGGGGATGTCCTGAAGAGTATGCTCATCGGGCAAGCCCTGGCCGAATCGGCCGCTATCTTCGCCCTGGTTATCGCTATGCTTCTCGTGCTCATGGATTTCGGAACGAACATCATCACGGCCGTGGCCCTGGCCGGGGCAGGAATCTGTATGGGCTTTGGAGCGCTCGGCCCGGGCATAGGCGCGGGATTTCCCGCCGGCCGGGCTTGTGAAGGTATTTCCCGGCAGCCCGCGGCCTCGAGTTCACTCTCTAACACCATGCTCATCGGGTCGGCCATCTGCCAGACCTCGGCCATCTACTCCATGGTCGTGGCCCTGATGCTGATGTTTTTTGATTACAGCTCACGCGCCCTTAACCCCAACGCGGCTGCTCTCTTCGCGGCCGGATTATCCACCGGACTGGCGGCCATCGGATCCGGAATTGGAGAAGGCTTGACCGCCGGCGGTGCCATGCAGACCATAGCCCGCCAGCCCACGTCTGCCGGCCCCGCCACCGCGGGTATGCTGGTCGGCCAGGCCGTGGCCGAAACTCCGGCCATCTTCGGTCTCCTTATCAGCCTGATCCTGCTGTTTAGGGTCTATCCGCCCGCGGACACAATTATTACGGCCGCAGCGCTGGTTGGAGCCGGGCTCTGCATGGGCCTCGGGGGGATCGGTCCGGGTATTGGCAGTGGTGCGGCCGGAGAGTATGCCATAAACTGGCTTGGCCGCAATGAAGAGATCAGCGGCCTTCTGACCCGGACCATGCTCGTGGGACAGGCGGTGAGTCAGTCCACGTCAATATACGCGATGGTAATTTCTCTGGTATTAATATTCGTCATCTAA
- the atpE gene encoding ATP synthase F0 subunit C, translating into MDISGPDIIRAVSLLGAGLAMGFGAIGPGIGEGYAAGRACEAIGRNPKEAGLLTRTMLVGQAVSESTGIYALVVALLLIFVV; encoded by the coding sequence ATGGACATTTCAGGACCTGATATTATTCGGGCAGTTTCACTGTTAGGAGCAGGATTGGCCATGGGATTCGGAGCTATCGGACCTGGCATTGGCGAGGGTTATGCCGCCGGCCGGGCCTGTGAGGCTATCGGCCGGAATCCCAAGGAAGCTGGTTTGCTTACGCGTACCATGCTTGTCGGTCAGGCCGTCTCGGAATCCACAGGTATTTATGCCTTGGTTGTGGCCCTGCTGCTGATATTCGTGGTTTAG
- a CDS encoding ATP synthase F0 subunit B: MISINATLVVQIINFLVLIWILNRILFRPIFRIIEEREKSVESSRADMRRLKTSSEEKIKACEVQLKEARTAAAVHKEEIRGQAAVQARQIMEQARTQAQEHISAIQTEVAIEAERAKADLADFKESIVRLVFTKVMGREG; the protein is encoded by the coding sequence ATGATCAGCATAAACGCCACCCTCGTCGTCCAGATTATCAACTTCCTGGTCCTGATCTGGATTCTCAACCGGATTCTGTTCAGACCCATCTTTAGAATCATCGAAGAGCGAGAGAAGTCCGTCGAAAGTTCAAGGGCTGACATGAGACGGCTCAAGACCTCCTCCGAGGAAAAAATTAAGGCTTGCGAAGTCCAGCTCAAAGAGGCTCGAACGGCTGCCGCGGTTCACAAAGAAGAAATCCGCGGCCAGGCCGCGGTCCAGGCCCGGCAGATCATGGAGCAGGCCCGGACTCAGGCTCAGGAACATATTTCCGCTATCCAGACTGAAGTGGCCATCGAAGCTGAGCGGGCCAAGGCGGACCTGGCTGATTTTAAGGAGTCCATTGTCAGGCTGGTCTTTACCAAGGTCATGGGCAGGGAAGGTTAA
- a CDS encoding ATP synthase F0 subunit B produces MKKLPFIKRCLILLGVILVLFAAVPAWGSEGPGTVRKIWDTVWLFINFGILAFFLVKYGRKPLMDYLVRHGSEIGQDLDRVRDLLAKAEDEYKESEKSLAELEQRIAEIETITQKEAQRARQRILAGAEQNSAKILDEAREVAESEIKKAWSQAKTELVEMAIVEAEKRIREQIKLEDETRIIEEYVGRLSAQNQSS; encoded by the coding sequence ATGAAGAAGCTGCCATTTATAAAAAGATGTTTGATCCTCCTGGGCGTGATCCTGGTTCTGTTTGCGGCCGTCCCGGCCTGGGGGTCAGAAGGCCCTGGTACGGTACGCAAGATATGGGACACCGTCTGGCTCTTTATCAACTTCGGAATTCTGGCCTTTTTTCTGGTTAAGTACGGCCGAAAACCTCTCATGGACTACCTGGTCCGGCACGGCTCTGAGATCGGACAAGACCTGGACAGGGTCAGGGACCTTCTGGCCAAGGCGGAAGACGAATACAAAGAAAGCGAGAAGAGCCTGGCTGAACTCGAACAGAGAATCGCCGAGATTGAAACCATAACACAGAAGGAGGCTCAGCGAGCCAGGCAGCGAATTCTTGCGGGGGCTGAACAGAACTCGGCCAAGATACTGGATGAGGCCAGGGAGGTTGCGGAGTCGGAGATTAAAAAGGCCTGGTCTCAGGCTAAAACCGAACTCGTGGAAATGGCTATCGTGGAGGCTGAAAAACGGATCCGGGAGCAGATCAAGCTGGAGGATGAAACCCGAATCATCGAAGAATACGTAGGCCGACTTTCGGCTCAAAACCAATCTTCTTAA
- a CDS encoding NAD(P)-dependent oxidoreductase, whose translation MWGDLRRPADAAASMQDQEVVVHLAFVIPRLSATGVSSEDDPEWARRINVRGTRNLLEAMEAQPQPPELLSIAA comes from the coding sequence GTGTGGGGCGATCTACGTCGCCCGGCGGACGCGGCTGCATCTATGCAGGACCAGGAGGTCGTCGTTCATCTGGCCTTTGTCATTCCCAGGCTGTCGGCCACAGGAGTCAGCAGTGAGGATGACCCGGAATGGGCCAGGAGAATCAATGTACGCGGCACGCGGAATCTTCTGGAGGCCATGGAAGCGCAACCTCAGCCCCCTGAGCTACTCTCAATCGCCGCTTGA